The following are from one region of the Paenibacillus sabinae T27 genome:
- a CDS encoding ribonuclease HII yields MVMEMDKDMLLYEKEAWEQSYLRIAGVDEVGRGCLFGDVVAAAVILPEGLIIEGVDDSKKLTAKKRETLFELIMEQALAVGVGHVDACQIDEINIKQASRLAMKKAVEGLGVRPNYMLIDAEKIDLPLPQRAIIKGDANSQSIAAASIVAKVTRDRLCEGLWEDLYPDYGIAIHKGYATKLHRERIVTFGPTPMHRRSFLGRILVEQTTLF; encoded by the coding sequence ATGGTTATGGAAATGGATAAGGATATGCTGCTTTATGAAAAAGAGGCCTGGGAGCAATCTTACCTCCGTATTGCCGGAGTGGACGAGGTGGGCAGAGGCTGCCTGTTCGGGGATGTGGTGGCGGCCGCGGTTATTTTGCCGGAGGGTCTGATTATCGAGGGAGTAGACGACTCCAAGAAGCTGACGGCCAAGAAGCGGGAAACTCTGTTCGAGCTGATTATGGAGCAGGCGCTGGCTGTTGGGGTGGGGCATGTGGATGCTTGCCAGATCGATGAAATCAACATTAAGCAAGCCTCAAGGCTGGCCATGAAAAAAGCGGTTGAAGGGCTGGGGGTTCGGCCAAATTATATGCTGATCGACGCGGAAAAGATCGATCTTCCTCTGCCGCAGCGGGCGATCATTAAAGGGGACGCCAATAGTCAATCGATTGCGGCAGCGTCCATCGTCGCCAAAGTGACACGCGACAGGCTGTGCGAGGGATTATGGGAGGACCTGTACCCGGATTACGGAATTGCCATACATAAGGGATATGCGACGAAGCTTCACCGGGAGCGGATTGTCACGTTCGGGCCGACGCCGATGCACCGGCGCAGTTTCCTGGGAAGAATCTTGGTGGAGCAGACCACGTTATTCTAG
- a CDS encoding phosphoesterase, with protein MTKNFFTSDHHFGHRAIMEYESRPFADTEQMNESMIAAWNEAVGQEDRVFHLGDFSFLNKEETSRILSRLNGYKTLILGNHDRGRSRSWWLEAGFQEVSENGIIFKEFFLLTHEPLYMNRHMPYVNVHGHIHGQKYEGNNHFNVCVEHWNYKPVSFETIMDVLTSREAQMGNRSSLSES; from the coding sequence ATGACCAAAAATTTCTTTACTTCAGATCATCATTTTGGCCACCGGGCGATTATGGAATATGAATCCCGGCCGTTTGCCGATACGGAGCAGATGAACGAGTCGATGATTGCCGCCTGGAATGAAGCGGTTGGGCAGGAGGACCGGGTGTTCCATCTGGGCGACTTCTCTTTCCTGAACAAGGAGGAGACCAGTCGGATTTTGAGCAGGCTAAACGGCTACAAAACGCTGATTTTGGGCAACCATGACCGGGGCCGTTCCCGCAGCTGGTGGCTGGAGGCCGGATTTCAGGAAGTGAGCGAGAACGGCATCATATTCAAGGAGTTTTTTCTGCTCACCCATGAGCCGCTGTACATGAATCGGCATATGCCTTACGTTAATGTGCACGGTCATATCCACGGCCAAAAATATGAAGGGAATAACCATTTCAATGTCTGCGTCGAGCACTGGAACTATAAGCCGGTGTCGTTCGAAACGATTATGGATGTTTTGACCTCTCGAGAAGCGCAGATGGGCAACCGGAGTTCGCTCTCGGAAAGCTAG
- a CDS encoding organic hydroperoxide resistance protein — translation MMTIQQKWYETTVKAVGGRDGFVESSSPEFHHKISTPREMGGAGGEGTNPEQLFAAGYSACFDSALNLVARQKRIKIEGSEVSATVSFGKTEDEGFGIAIVLNVLVKGVDDETAVALAESAHAVCPYSRATRGNISVEINVIKEHSFGGGY, via the coding sequence ATGATGACAATACAGCAAAAATGGTATGAAACAACGGTAAAAGCAGTTGGCGGCAGAGACGGGTTCGTCGAATCCTCCTCTCCCGAGTTCCATCATAAAATTTCCACTCCCCGGGAAATGGGCGGCGCCGGCGGAGAAGGAACCAACCCTGAGCAGCTGTTCGCGGCGGGTTATTCCGCTTGTTTCGACAGCGCGCTGAATCTGGTGGCCCGGCAGAAGCGGATCAAAATTGAAGGCAGCGAAGTTTCTGCGACCGTAAGCTTCGGCAAAACCGAAGATGAAGGCTTCGGCATTGCGATCGTCCTCAATGTTCTGGTAAAAGGTGTGGATGATGAAACAGCGGTTGCCCTTGCCGAAAGCGCCCATGCGGTATGTCCGTATTCCCGTGCGACACGCGGCAATATCTCCGTTGAGATAAACGTGATCAAAGAACATTCATTTGGCGGAGGGTATTGA
- a CDS encoding YraN family protein: MSDPNNKSGNSARPFHGEEIRYNRKQKGRAAEDAAVLYLSAKGCTILERNWSCRAGEVDIIAEQGGRLIFVEVRSRSGSPLQGTPEESVTARKMERVRRTARFYLHNCRQSDSPISFDVITVRLNPDLSVVSLNHIREAF, from the coding sequence ATGAGCGATCCGAACAACAAGAGTGGGAATTCGGCACGTCCCTTCCACGGCGAAGAGATCCGGTATAACCGCAAGCAAAAGGGAAGAGCGGCCGAAGATGCGGCCGTTCTGTACCTCAGCGCCAAAGGCTGCACTATTTTGGAGCGCAACTGGAGCTGCCGTGCCGGGGAGGTCGACATTATCGCCGAGCAAGGCGGGCGTCTGATCTTTGTTGAAGTGAGGAGCCGCAGCGGCAGTCCGCTGCAAGGAACGCCCGAGGAATCGGTGACTGCCCGCAAAATGGAGCGCGTAAGGCGAACGGCCAGGTTCTATCTCCACAACTGCCGGCAAAGCGACAGCCCGATATCTTTTGACGTGATTACGGTACGATTGAATCCGGATTTAAGCGTTGTGTCGCTCAATCACATCCGCGAAGCATTTTAA
- a CDS encoding EscU/YscU/HrcU family type III secretion system export apparatus switch protein: protein MKKAVALKYVPGKTEAPVVVAKGRGKVAETILQKAKESGVAIQEDAALVEVLSKLDLDQQIPPELYQLVAEILSYVYRSEASAAKRSRE, encoded by the coding sequence ATGAAAAAAGCCGTTGCCCTAAAATACGTGCCAGGGAAGACCGAAGCGCCGGTTGTGGTCGCGAAGGGAAGGGGCAAGGTTGCGGAGACAATTTTGCAAAAGGCTAAGGAGAGCGGAGTTGCCATTCAGGAAGATGCCGCATTGGTTGAGGTGCTTTCGAAGCTTGATCTTGACCAGCAGATTCCGCCGGAGCTGTATCAACTGGTGGCCGAAATTTTGAGCTATGTATACCGCAGCGAAGCATCCGCAGCCAAGAGGAGCAGGGAATGA
- a CDS encoding YifB family Mg chelatase-like AAA ATPase, giving the protein MYGKMHSACLYGIEGVMIGVEVDLANGLPQTNIIGLPDSAIREAALRVRSAVRNCGYRYPQQRVTINLAPADLRKEGSAFDLAIAVGILTTSGQLVMPSAGKTLMIGELALDGSLRPVTGVLPMVEAGRKAGFGAVLLPRGNAAEAALIGGVRVYAVDHLRELRGPEQPASSALSADAAKCSGAPGTPGETDVTAHAGEQHAAGGPGGVDSLPFPVTTDSGAGTLSQPVMALSLEHLRYAPPVIFSASVEAADTMEEDYSDVLGQHHVKRALTIAAAGMHNLLLIGPPGTGKTMMIKRLPGILPALTDSEALEVTQIFSAAGKLKDAQRGLIRERPFRSPHHTISGAGLIGGGGVPKPGEVSLAHRGILFLDEMPEFSRSVLEVLRQPMEDHVVTISRARAAFTFPARVMLAASMNPCHCGFLGSGHPQQRCTCSPARIAQYRGRISGPLLDRIDLQVDVPRPREWDLNGGSAGLSTADMRARVAEALAIQSERYRRLPISWNSELYGASLRRYANPGPEGARMLHSLLENLGLSMRSYDRILKLSRTIADLEGADRISSAHIAEALQYRNLDKAPAGEEYEG; this is encoded by the coding sequence ATGTATGGAAAAATGCACAGCGCCTGCCTTTACGGCATTGAGGGCGTCATGATCGGTGTGGAGGTGGACCTTGCGAACGGTCTGCCGCAGACAAATATCATCGGGCTTCCCGACTCCGCCATCCGCGAAGCTGCCCTTAGGGTACGCTCCGCCGTAAGAAATTGCGGCTACCGCTATCCGCAGCAGCGGGTTACGATCAACCTGGCGCCGGCCGATCTGCGCAAGGAAGGCTCCGCCTTCGATCTCGCGATCGCCGTCGGCATTCTGACGACAAGCGGTCAGCTTGTCATGCCATCCGCCGGCAAGACGCTGATGATCGGCGAGTTGGCGCTTGACGGCAGCCTCCGCCCGGTTACCGGCGTGCTGCCCATGGTGGAAGCCGGGCGCAAGGCAGGCTTCGGAGCCGTGCTGCTGCCGCGCGGCAACGCGGCGGAGGCGGCGCTGATCGGCGGCGTGCGCGTCTACGCCGTCGATCATTTGCGCGAGCTGCGGGGGCCGGAGCAGCCGGCCTCATCCGCTTTATCCGCCGATGCAGCCAAATGTTCGGGGGCTCCGGGAACTCCGGGTGAAACGGACGTAACTGCGCATGCAGGTGAACAGCATGCGGCAGGAGGGCCGGGCGGCGTGGACAGTCTGCCGTTTCCGGTTACAACGGACAGTGGAGCCGGGACATTATCACAGCCCGTAATGGCGCTGTCGCTGGAACATCTCCGGTATGCTCCCCCTGTAATCTTCTCCGCTTCAGTTGAAGCCGCAGACACAATGGAGGAGGATTACAGCGACGTTCTGGGCCAGCATCATGTCAAACGGGCACTGACCATCGCCGCTGCCGGAATGCATAACCTCCTTCTCATCGGACCTCCCGGCACGGGCAAGACGATGATGATCAAACGCCTGCCCGGTATACTGCCCGCTTTAACCGACAGCGAAGCGCTTGAGGTTACGCAAATCTTCAGCGCCGCAGGCAAGCTGAAAGACGCCCAGCGCGGGCTGATTCGCGAAAGGCCCTTCCGGTCTCCGCACCACACCATTTCCGGAGCGGGACTGATCGGCGGGGGTGGCGTTCCGAAGCCCGGCGAGGTCAGTCTGGCTCACCGAGGTATTTTGTTCCTTGACGAGATGCCCGAATTCTCGCGCAGCGTGCTGGAAGTGCTCCGCCAGCCAATGGAAGATCATGTCGTTACGATCAGCCGAGCAAGGGCCGCGTTTACGTTTCCAGCCAGGGTAATGCTCGCTGCTTCTATGAATCCGTGCCATTGCGGATTTCTAGGGAGCGGCCACCCGCAGCAGCGCTGCACCTGCAGTCCGGCGCGCATTGCCCAGTACCGCGGTCGGATATCCGGGCCCCTGCTGGACCGGATCGATCTTCAGGTTGACGTACCGCGCCCAAGAGAATGGGATTTGAACGGCGGCAGCGCTGGCCTGTCGACAGCAGATATGCGTGCCCGGGTAGCCGAAGCGCTAGCGATTCAGTCCGAGCGCTACCGGCGGCTGCCTATTTCCTGGAACAGCGAGCTATACGGCGCCTCCCTCCGCCGTTACGCGAATCCCGGTCCCGAAGGTGCCCGCATGCTGCACTCGCTGCTGGAGAACCTGGGACTAAGCATGCGCTCCTATGACCGCATTCTGAAGCTGTCCCGCACTATCGCCGACCTGGAGGGAGCGGATCGAATTTCATCCGCGCATATCGCGGAGGCGCTGCAGTACCGCAATCTGGATAAAGCGCCAGCTGGAGAGGAATACGAGGGTTGA